A region of the Raphanus sativus cultivar WK10039 unplaced genomic scaffold, ASM80110v3 Scaffold0510, whole genome shotgun sequence genome:
GGTAAGAGCCTCAGCCAAGTAAGGCCAGCTGGAGGACTTAGCAGTGCAGTCTTCTTTAGCAGACTTCCATGTCTCACCAAAACTCTTCTGGTACTCATCTATAACCTGAGAAAcaataacaatttatttttttgtcaacctaatCATATCCtcctgattctttttttttttttttttgaaataaattacaCAAAGGAGGTAGTGTGAATGGATTTTGAAGAGACCTGATTGAGAAGAGTAAAGGCACTACGAAGAGGGTAATGATCGTCCATGAATCCCACCACGCAAAGTCCGTTTCTATTGTAAGCGTGAACCTTGTACTCTTTTTATTTATCatcccacacacacacacacacacacaattaaCAAAAAAGCTGGAATAATCGCTGATGTGTAAAATATCGCAAACCCTAAAAACCTTGGTGCTGGACGGACTGGCGTTGGGAAGGAGGAGTGCGGCTGGCGACAGTGCGACCTACGAAAACGAGGAACTCCTCGGCGTTTGTTTGATAGAAATAGCCGATGTGGGAGACGTTGGAAGCTTTGGCGAGGATGACTGGATTTGAAGCTTCGGGAGCGCACTTGAAAACAAACAAGGCGGTTATCTTCATAGCTCTTGCGTGAGATGGAAGCGAGGAGAACGAGGCGGCGGTGGGAGctggaaagaaataaaattttgaagtccGGTGGTAAAACTTTTACTCGCTCAACATAACACTTATCCTCTGTTTTATGATTACTTAGTCCTAAAGACTATTGCACATagataaatacaaaattttatatgttttattttgattatatgaaaatattattaaataaaactaacttaaacaataaaaaacataatattttgtaGGTggtcacaaatattaaaaacattaaatatttgtttagaataaaaagaattatatattatgaaactaaattaaaaattattaaaaggctgaacaaaaaaattaaaaattaaaacaccaaataaataaaagaaatgggAATATAAGACAGTCAGACCAAAAAGACCATGGTATTTGACAATGAATAATAAGAGAATAATAGAGTCCAAACGCTAAAACATTAGAATTCCCGAAACTGAA
Encoded here:
- the LOC130502326 gene encoding VAMP-like protein YKT61 — its product is MKITALFVFKCAPEASNPVILAKASNVSHIGYFYQTNAEEFLVFVGRTVASRTPPSQRQSVQHQEYKVHAYNRNGLCVVGFMDDHYPLRSAFTLLNQVIDEYQKSFGETWKSAKEDCTAKSSSWPYLAEALTKFQDPAEADKLLKIQRELDETKIILHKTIDSVLARGEKLDSLVEKSSDLSSASQMFYKSAKKTNSCCTIL